A window of Candidatus Bathyanammoxibius amoris genomic DNA:
AGATACCCACCAGCTCGAAAAGCATAAAAGAAAGACTCCACTACATAAAGTTCCGTGGAAGGGAAGTGTTTAAGCTCGCGATAAGTAACCTCACCAAGGTTATGAGAAAGACCATCGACTCTTCAGATTATAATGTCGACGACTTCAGCCTGTTTATACTCCACCAGAGCAATTTCCGCATCATCGAAGCCACCATGGAACGGCTGAAAATCCCGCCGGAGAAGATGTTCTTCAATATCGACAAATACGGAAATACGTCCTCCGCATCCATCCCCATTGCCCTGGACGAAGTGAAAAAGTCTGGAAGGCTAAAACGTGGAGACCTCGTCCTCCTGGCCGCGTTTGGCGGCGGGTTGACCTGGAGTTCCTCCATAATTAAATGGTAGGAATGACCAAAAGGGCCTTCCTCTTTCCTGGTCAGGGTGCCCAACACGTTGGCATGGGCAAAGACTTCTTTGAGCAATTCGCAGAGGCAAGAAATATATACCAGCGAGCCAACGACGTTCTCGGCTTTGACCTCGCCCGGATGTGTTTCGAGGGCGAAGAAACCGAGCTCTCAAAAACCTTCATTGCACAACCCGCCATCCTGGTAACAAGCATCGCCATACTGGAGGTGTTGAAATCTATAAAAGGCCCCGAGGTTACGGCATGCCACGCCGCGTGTGGCCACAGTCTGGGTGAATACACTGCACTGGTATTTGCAGGGGCGATTTGTCTGGAAGATGCGGTTGGAATCGTTCACAAGAGAGGTAAGTACATGCAGGAGGCCACGGCCAACGTCCCGGCCGGTATGACGGCCGTACTCGGGCTGGAAGACGAAGACGTAGAGGCCGTCTGCCAGGAGGCCTCGGCGCACGGGATTGTCTGTGTTGCCAACTATAACTGTCCGGGCCAGGTGGTTATATCCGGAGAGAGCAGGGCGTTAGAAGAGGCGGCCTGTATCGCAAAGGGTAAGGGCGCAAAGACCGTGTCTCTCAAGGTTGGTGGCGCGTTTCACTCACCGTTTATGGCTCCGGCGCAGGCAAGGCTGGCATCGGAACTCGAGAAGCTTAACGTAACCGTGGCAAACGTGCCTGTGGTCGCTAACGTAAACGCGGCGTACGTTAGAGAGCCCCGGGAGGTCAAGAGTTTGCTCGTCGCCCAAATCGTGAGCCCCGTGCGCTGGACCCAGTCAATGAGAAACCTTTTCAGTGACGGTGTAGATGAGTTTTACGAGGTAGGCCCCGGTAAGGTGCTGAGCGGACTACTACGCAGAATAGACCAGAATAAAAGGATCATAACTATCGACTCAGTAAATTCTCTGGCTGCGGTCGCGGGTGGGTAATTGTTGTTGTTATCAAGTATCAGGGAGGATTGGAGTCTCCGAAACACTTTCATAAGTTTGCCCTGAGATGTAGAGGTTTAGAAACTAACGTATGGGGGGCGGTTCAGGATTTGAACGGTCAGACTTCGGAACGGAGGACGTTATGAGGAGACAGGCAGTCGCAAGATTAATCTGCCTGACGGCCCTTGCCCTTTTTGTGCAACTATCTTGTGCGGGGTGTGGAGGCGGCGGGCTCTACGTAAAATGTTGGCTGGAAGATACAGCAACCGGCAAGAAGGTCCCTGCCAGATTTGAGATTAGTGACTTAAGTGGAACGGCCAGCGGCACTTGTATAGACCGGAAAGGAGACGGCTGCGTCCTTGGGGTTAATGCAAGGGCTGACTATGAAGTGTCCTGCGAACCCCTGGGGGCCTACAAAATAATAGGTTCAGGACGTCAAAATGCCTTCCCGGGTAGCAGTCTCATATTCTATTGCACTGAATTGCCGCTATGAACCTGTTCCACAATCATTTACAACTTGTCTACATAGATGTTCTTGACATGCCTATTTACATCGATTATAGTATGTCCCTTTAAAGACAGACATTATACCAAAAGGCCTTGTTTCAGGGAGGAACGCGGCGTGCCATCTGTGGCAGAGAGAGTAATTGAATTAGTAAGTAAGCAGATGGGGGTAGATTCCCAGAAAGTCACCCCTAAAACATCTTTTGTAAACGATCTTGGTGCAGATTCCCTGGACACCGTTGAACTCATTATGGAGTTTGAAGACGCCTTCGATATGAACATCCCCGATGAAGAGGCGGAAAAAATTCAAACGGTGGGGGATGCTATTGATTACATCGAAAAGCGAGAAAAATAGATGCCGGGGAAGAGGGTAGTAATAACCGGTCTGGGTACGGTTACCCCCGTAGGTTGTGACACTAAAACATTTTGGTCGAACGTCAGCCAGGGCAAAAGTGGCGTAAAAACCATTACGGGTTTTGACACCACGGACTTTGAGGTCCACTTTGCCGGTGAGATACAGGATTTTGACCCCAATATCTGGCTTGACCGGAAACAAGCCCGCAGATTAGACCCCTTTGTGCGGTACGCCTTCGCTGCCGCCAGGATGGCAGTCGATGACTCCGACCTCGATTTCGCGAAAGAAGATCCAAACAGGATAGGAGTCATCATCGGCTCAGGCATGGGCGGCCTCCAGGAAATTGAAGGCCAGCACACTGTTTTACTCAAACGCGGCCCCTCAAGAATCTCACCATTCATGATCACGAAGCTGATGATAAACGCGGCTCCAGGCTACGTAGCCATACACTACGGTCTCCGCGGCCCAAACCTGGGTGTAGTTAGTGCCTGTGCTACAGGGGCCCACGCCATTGGAGAGGCATTCAGACTGCTGCAGAGGGGAGAAGTGGACGTCGTTATCTCCGGTGGAAGCGAGGCGGTTATAACCCCCCTTGGTGTAGCCGCCTTCAGCACAATGAAGGCCCTTTCAACGCGTAACAGCGACCCGCAGGCCGCTTCAAGACCCTTTGACAGGGACCGTGACGGCTTTGTGCTGGCAGAGGGGTCGGGCGTGTTAATACTCGAAGAACTGGAGCACGCGAGAAAAAGGGGGGCACATATATACGCTGAGGTTCTGGGCTACGGTCTCAGCGCTGACGGTACTCACATGGCAGCGCCGGACCCGAATGGCAGGGGCGCAATCTATGCCATGGAGACTGCGCTGAAGGACGCGCAGCTTACACCCGAAGACGTAATGTACATAAACGCTCACGCCACGTCCACACCGCTGGGGGACGAGATAGAAGCCACCTCCACGGTCAAGGTCTTTAACAACTTTGCAAAAAAGGTCCCCGTAAGCTCCACAAAGTCCATGATGGGCCATCTGCTTGGCGCCGCAGGCTCCGTGGAACTAATTATTTGTACCCTGGCTATCAAAGAGGGCGTTATTCCACCTACAATCAACTGTGAACACCCGGACCCAGAGTGTTCTGAACTGGACCTCGTGACCAAAACAGCCAGGGAGGCAACGGTAGACGTAGCCATGTCCAACTCATTCGGTTTTGGCGGGCACAACGTTACTCTAATAGTCGGAAGATACGATAAATAAAGCTATGAGTCTCCGCGCCTGACGGAAATGTGCCTCTTCCATTCCCTGTCGTTACGGTCAGGAAAATCACGGCGATAGTGTACGCCCCTTGTTTCCTTCCGCTCCCTGGCGCTACATGCTATGAGTCTTGACAGGAGAAGCATGTTTTGCAGTTCCCACCCGTAAGGGGAGTGGAAATCTTTATCCATGATATATTCCGACCAGTGACTAAGTTCCTCGATTGCGTCTTTGAGATGTCTCTCGTCTCTCTCAAGCCCAACGTCTCTCCACATCAGGCTCTTAAGTGCATATCTTATGTCACCCAGATTAAGCCCCCTCTGCCTTCTTGCCTTCACCTCTATATTTATGGGGTGAGTCCGCGTATCGCCACTGGTTCTCCTTAGAGAGTCGGCAATCTCGCAACCCGTTCTGCTACCATGCACGACACACTCAAGCAGCGAATTACTACCCAGACGGTTTGCGCCATGCAGTCCTGTCGAAACAGTCTCTCCGCAGGCGTACAGGTGTTCGACATCCGTGCGGCCTTTCATGTCTGTCTTAACGCCGCCAATCATATAGTGGGCGGTGGGCCTTACCGGGATGGCCTCTTTTGAGATATCCATATGAAAAGAGGAACAGGTAGACCATATCCCGGGAAAACGCGCCTTCAACCTGTCTTTTGGTATATGTCTCACGTCGAGGTATACATGGGTGTGTTCTGTGGACCGCATCTCATGCAGTATGCTGCGGCTGACCACGTCTCTGGGTGCAAGTTCTGCCATGGGGTGATATTTTGGCATAAAACGTTCACCGTCTTTATTTATAAGTATGGCGCCTTCTCCCCTGAGGGCCTCTGTCGCGAGGGACCTCGCAGCGCCGGCAATGTAAAGGGTGGTTGGATGAAACTGTACGAACTCCAGGTCCTGCAGCGTGGCCCCGGCCCTGTATGCCATGGCCATACCGTCACCGGTGGCTATCTCGGAATTGGTCGTCTCGCGATACAGCTGGCCGCATCCCCCGGTAGCCAATATGGTTTCTTTGGCCCATACTACGCTTTTGCCCTTGCGCCTGTGCCACACTATAGCGCCACAACACCTTCCATCCACCGTCAACATGTCTATCACGAAGTAGTGTTCCAAGACGTTTATGTTGTCGCATTTCTGTATAGAATTTATCAGCGCCTCTTCCAATACCATGCCCGTGGAGTCGCCCTTGCCATGTAGTACTCTGGGGTGGCTGTGGCCGCCCTCTATCGTTAAAGCCAGCTGGCCGTCCTCGCGGTCAAAACACGTCCCGAGACCCGCAAGCGCCTCTATACTGCGGGGACCTTCCTTTATTACCTCTTCCACTACAGCGGGTTCACACAGGCCCTGTCCCGCCTCCAGGGTATCGTTTATATGGCTCTCGAAGCTGTCTTCGCGGCCCAGCACCGCAGCAACGCCTCCCTGGGCCCGCATAGTATTGTTCTCACCAAGCTTGTCCTTAGAGACTATGAGGACCCGGCCCGCCCTGGAGGCCTCCATGGCGGCAATCAGCCCGGCCGCACCGCTCCCGATTACCAGCACGTCTGTTGTTGAATACGTTACTTGCGCTGGCTCAAAGCCCGTCAAATATCTTCTAAACAGTTCCGGGTTTTCCATTTTCAGACATATTCTAATTATTACAACAATGTTTGTCAAAGGGGGTACCTTTTTTTCTTGACAAGTAAGTCCTTTCATAATATAGTTGTGCGGCACACTCTAGGAGTGAAGGTATTATATGTATCTTGAGTCATCTTAAGGCATTAGTAGGGTCTGGCCAGTTGGAATGCTTGATGGTTTGTGCATTCCACCCTGGATGTTGAAAATAAAAAAATTCTGTTTTATGTTTACTGCATTCTTAATCCTTACAGCGAGTATAAGCATTTAGTATAAGGCCGTTTCTTCGATTGAGTGGTTCTAGCGTGTACGGCGTCTCGCCTGCACAGAGGCAAAATTAGAAACCGGACTCCAGAAGGGGGAATGTCAGATGTCAATGCTTGTCATTGTTGCAATCATAGGTGCAGTTGGCGGTCTGTTGGTATTTATTGCAGGATTTGTGGGCGCGGCACCCTTTAGAACACTCGAAATAGAGCCAGGTGCAACACTTTCTACCGCGCAAATTACGGCAGTGATAAGGGTACTGAAGACCTATTTGACCTGGTCATTGGTCTTATTTGGTATAGGCGGTATACTTATAGTGGCTGCCTTCCTTGTAATGATATTTGCACTTATCTAGTCAGAGACGCGGTTTTTGTTCTTGCTAATAATTATTTCGCTGGTTAGGGGAAGGGCCTTTGCTTTTTAGCGCCCTTTGTTGCGCGGCCCTTCCACATCCCCTGCCCCCAACTCACTCCTGTTCTCCAGCTGTACAAGCTTACTATGGAAAAAGCTGGGGAACTATTTATTATTTTAACCGTGGCACTATAGGCGCTATGACCTGGAAGGAGCAAGGGTGAGTAGCACAAATGTAAAAGGGGAAGCCCCGTGTATCGCAGCATGCCCCATTAATCAAGACGCCAGAGACTATGTGCAACTTATTGCCAGGGGAAGGTTCGAAGACGCCTTCCAACTGGTCAGGTCCAAGAATACCTTTCCCGCGTCATGCGGCCGTATTTGCACACGGCGCTGTGAGGACGCATGCCGGCGCTCAGCCGTAGATGAACCCATAGCCATCGCGTGGCTGAAAAGATTCCTTTCCGATAAGCATTTTAGTCCACAGTTTAAAGAACCTGCGACTCAATACAAGGAGAGGATAGCCATTATCGGAGCCGGCCCTGCCGGGCTCACAGCCGCGAATGACCTGGCCCTCATGGGTTATCAGGTAAAACTCTATGAGGCTGGCAGCATCCCCGGTGGTATGCCTGCCAATGCACTGCCCTTCTACAGGCTGGACAGAAAAGCGGTGGAGAAGGATGTGGAATCCATACTCTCTCTGGGCATAGGGCTGGAACTTAATCAGGTCTGTGGAAAGGACTTCAGTATTGACCAGCTCAAGGAGGAGTTCGACGCGGTCCTTATCGCGGTGGGGTTCCAGAAGGGGAGAGCTGTCCCAATCCCGGGGGTAGAGTTGTCAGGGGTTTTATTGGGATTGGACTTCTTGGTGGACATAGCGGCTGGCAGAGAGGTTACTTTAAGTCAGAAGGTGGTAGTCGTCGGAGGGGGATGCGTGGCTACCGATGTAGCCAGGGCGGCACTGAGATTAAACTCCACCAGGGAGGTGCAGCTGGTGTGTCTGGAGGCCATGAAGGGCTGTAGACCCGACAACCCCAAGGAGGAGATGCCTGCCTGGATGAGCGACGTTATGGATGCTAAGGAGGAAGGGATCATCATGAACACCTCCTGGGGCCCCAAGAGGGTGGTGGGTCAGGATGGCCGGGTCACGGGTCTGGAGGTGATAGAGGTAAGCTCTGTCTATGACTCTGAGGGCCGGTTTAACCCCACCTATATTCCAGATACAGAACGCATTATAGAATGCGACAACCTCATCCTGGCTGTGGGTCAGGCCCCTGATATGAGCTTCCTGGAAGGCAGTCAGGGTTTTGAGCTGAACAAGAGGAAGATACTAAAGGTAGACCCCATTTCACAGGCCACCTCCAAGCCCGGGGTCTTTGCCTGCGGCGACATCGTGGGCCTGAGCGGAACCCTTATAGAGGCAATCGCCTACGCCAGAAGGGCGGCCCTCGCCATACACTGTTATCTCAGAAACGAAGAACTACACGTACCGGAAGAGCTTGAGCCAATTGAGGACCTCTCTTCTGACAGGATAGGGCTTATAAAAAAGGCGAGCCGCAAAAAAATGCCCATGCTCCCGGTAAATGACAGGATACGCGACTTCAACGAAGTCGAACGGGGGTATTCCCGCGAATTGGCCATGATGGAGGCCCAGCGGTGCCTAAACTGTGGTGCGGGTGCGGAGGTAGACCCGGAACTCTGTGCGGCCTGTCTGACGTGTGTGAGGGTATGCCCGTATGACGTGCCGGTACTGAACAGGGTGGAAAAGAATGCAAAGATAGGCGTTGACTGTCAGTCCTGCGGCATATGTGTGGTAGAATGTCCCGCCAACGCCATAAAACTCACTGACCCTTACGAGGACCAGGGCGTTACCACCCTCGAAAGGGCTATAGAGGGCTTTTCCGGGCCGGAACGTGGCCCGAGGATTATTGTGTTCCTCTGCCAGTTTGACCCTCAATGCTGGGACCTGGCATCAAGATTAGACCAGGCAAAGACTAATGTAAAAACAGTGCCGGTCTCTTGTATAGGGAAGATGGACCCGCTTCTCATCATAAAGGCGGTGGAAATGGGCGCCGACGGCGTCATAGCGGCGGTCTGCTCGCCGGGGGAGTGCCCGTATCAAACCGGACATGAGTGGGCAAAAAGGAGGTTTGACCGTTCGGCAAAGCTCCTCCTGGACATAGGACTGGAACCACAGAGATTCCAGTGGATTTCCCCGTCTCCCTCAGAGGAGTTCTTCAAGGCCGCGGATGAGATGTCGAGAGAACTGAAAGAGATTGGTCCTGTCTTTAAGTCTGGTTGACGGTGCCTGTAAGCCACATATAATCTAGAGAATTCGTCTTTTGAGAGGTGTAACGAGATGATAGTAGCTAAGCCTAAATCCCTGGAATACATAAAAGAACGCATAAGAGGCCGCAAGAAGGTGGCCGTTGTCGGATGTGGTGGTTGTGTAACGGTACGCCCGGTAGGTGGAGAGAAACAGGTCGCCGAACTCGCCGCCGTGCTGCGTGTATGGGCCAGGAAGGAAGGCCTGAACCTTGAGCTGAAAGAGGACACGACGCTCAGGCAGTGCGAGCCGGAATTCCTGGATGAGATTAATAAAGAGATTGAGGGCTGCGATGCCGCCATATCGCTTGCATGCGGTGTGGGGGCGCAGTGCCTTGCGGAGCGGTATCCCGGGACAGAGGTCACCCCCGGGGTAGATGTGGTGTTTATGGGGGCTACAATAGAGCCGGGGCTTTACTGGAAGCGCTGCGTTGGCTGTGGAGACTGCATCATCGGGGAGAACGGCGGCTACTGCCCGTTGAGCCGCTGCGCGAAGAGCCTTCTCAACGGTCCCTGTGGCGGCTCTCAGGACGGCAACTGCGAGGTTGACCCGGAAATCCCCTGTGTATGGCAGCAGATATACGACCGCTCAGAGGCCCGGGGCGCTAAGGAGGAAATAGACAGGTTCGTACCGCCAAAGGACTGGTCGGTGCGCCCGGCAAACCTTACGCTGGAGCATGCCCGGGTAAAGAAGGAAGAACGGGATTCTTAACAGGTTACAACGTTACAGACTCTGACATGAGATACTGTAGAGGGTTTTAAATGACGACAGGCAGCAACCTGGAAAAACTGCTCAGGGCAGGTAAATTTGTGGTAACGGCCGAACTCGGTCCTCCCAGGGGAGCCGACAGGACCGTTATAGAAAAAAAAGCGGCCCTCCTTAAGGGTCACGCCGACGCCTTTAACATTACGGACTGCCAGACCTCTGTGGTAAGGCTGTCCAGTATAGCCTCAGGGGTCATACTCATGGAGGCCGGCCTTGAGCCCATTATCCAGATGACCTGCCGCGACCGCAACCGCATCGGAATACAGAGCGACCTCCTGGGCGCGGCGGCACTTGGTATGAAGAACCTGCTCTGCCTCACGGGTGACCATACAAAATTCGGCGACCATCCCGCCGCAAAACCCGTATTTGACCTGGATTCCGTACAACTTATCCACATGGTAAAAACCATGCGGGATGAAAAGAAACTGCAGTCCGGTACCGAGATAGCCGTAGAACCCAGGTTCTTCATCGGCGCGGTTGAAAACCCCTTTGCCGGCCCCGTTGATATGAGGGCGCGCCGTCTGGGGAAAAAGATAGCCGCGGGGGCGGAGTTCCTCCAGACACAGCTAGTCTACAACGTAGAGAAATTTGCGGAGTGGATGAAGGCCGTCCGTGAACTTGGACTCCACAAGAAGGCGTTTATACTGGCGGGGGTGTCTCCCCTGAAGTCCCTGGGCATGGCAAGGTATATGAAAAAAAACGTGCCGGGTATGGACGTCCCCGATGAGATTATAGACCGCATGAAGGAGAAAAACACTAAAGAAGAAGGCATACAAATCTGCCTGGACATAATAGAACAACTCAAACAGATAGAGGGCATAGCCGGCATTCACATAATGGCTATCGAGTGGGAAGAGGTCGTTCCTGAGATAGTCAAGCGTGCCGGTCTTCACCCCCGCCCCACCACGTAACCCTGTATACCGCGCACTCTTCTGGATATACCATTCCCGTTCACGGGGGAGCCGGGGGGGCGATAAAGGAAGGCACTTACAGCCTGTAGCCACCGTATAATGACAGAAGCCAACAGCATAATTAAATTACTGAGAAGTAGACGCTACCGTCCTATGAATGCCGGAGAGTTGGCCGCGCATTTCAGGATTCCAGACGAAGAGCAGGACGCCTTTCGCCGTCTCCTGCGCGGCATGGAACTACAGGGCGATGTAGTCCAGATAAAGCAGAAACAGTATGCCATCCCCTCAAAGTTAAACCTGATGGTTGGCACACTTAAATGCAACCCCAGGGGTTTCGGATTCGTGGTCCCACTAAAAGACGGTGGCCCTGACGTCCACGTCGGGGGACAGGAGATGGGTGAGGCGATGCACGGTGACACGGTCGTAGTACGTCTGCCCAAGGCAACCGCCACGCAAACTTTTACCCGTGGGCGGGGCCGTGGACGGGGCCGCGGCCGCAGCCGCGGCTGGAGCGGAAGGTCCGCTTCCGGCCAGATAGTAAACGTGCTTGAACACGTTAACGAGACAATAATCGGCACCTTTGGGAAGACAAAGCGGCTGGGCCATGTGGTGCCGGACAACCCCCGCCTGTTCAGAGACATATACGTGGCGGACGCAGACTCGGCCGGCGCACAGGTCGGGCAGAAGGTGCTTACCCAGGTCACACAGTGGCCCTCCAGACACCTCGCGCCTGAGGGGACGATCGTCGAAGTGCTGGGACAAGACGGCGACCCGGTGGTAGACGTGCTCTGTGTAGTACACCGGTTCCAGCTCCCCCACAAGTTCAAGCCGGAGGTCGAGGCCGTGGCAGATGACGTATCACAAAAGATACCGGCGGATGAGTGCCGGCGCAGGCTGGACCTCCGAAAAGAGCGGATAATCACCATAGACCCGGAAGACGCAAGAGATTTCGATGACGCCGTGTCTATCAAGAAGGACCGTAAGGGTAACTGGCACCTGGGCGTGCATGTCGCCGACGTATCATTCTATGTCAGGCCCGGTTCCGCGCTCGACACGGAGGCAAGAAAGAGGGGCACCAGCGTATACTTCCCGGGGCAGGTCGTCCCAATGCTCCCCACACCACTTTCCGAAGGGGTCTGTAGTCTGAGGGAGGGTGAGGACAGGCTCACCAAGAGTGTTTTGTTAGAATACAGCCCGGAAGGCAGGTTGCTATCGTCACAGATAAAGCACACCATAATAAACGTCACGAAAAGATTTGCCTATAAAGAATCGGTGCTCATCATCGACAAAGACAAGGTTGTGCCGGAAGGAACTTCAAAGGAATTCGGGGAGATGCACCGCCTAATGGCTGAACTTGCCGAAAAACTTCTGGCCAAGAGGATAGAGCGGGGAGCGCTCGAACTGGACCTGCCGGAGGTCTCGCTGAGGCTTGACGAAGAAGGCAGGGTGGCAAGCGTTGAAAAGACAGAAAGAGACATTTCTCACAAGCTTATCGAAGAGTTCATGCTGGCCGCCAATGAGGCGGTGGCAAGGTTCCTGCACGAGAAAAAGCTGCCTTCTTTTTATAGAGTCCACCCGGAACCGGATAAGGAGGAGCTGTGGGAGTTTGCCGAGTTTGTCAACCAGCTGGAGGGGCTAAAACTCAACCCGCTCAAAAAAGGCGACCTCCAGAAGCTTTTGAATGGAATACAGGGAAAGCCGGAGGCCTACACCGTCAACCTCGCGCTGTTAAGGTCACTCAAGCGCGCCGAGTACTCGAGCGTCTGGGGCCCGCATTTCGGCCTGGCTATGGAGTTTTATACCCATTTCACTTCCCCAATCAGGCGCTACCCCGACCTTATGGTGCACAGGATGCTGGATGAATACCTTTCCGCCGGGCACAGTCCCAAAGAAATACAGGGCCGGTGGGAACATAACCTTGAAGACTGGGCCAGCCACTGCTCCTCTACCGAGAGGAGGGCCGAGGAAGCGGAACGCGAGATAACAAAACTAAAACTCCTCCGCTACCTGGAGGGCAGGCGTGAAGAAGTCATGGACGGGGTAATCACCGGGGTGGAAGAATTCGGGCTCTTCGTCCAGCTAAAGGAGTTCCTGCTGGACGGGCTGATACATGTCCGCAACCTCGCCGATGATTTCTATAAGCTGGACAGGAAGAGAATGGCAATGGTCGGCAGGCGGGGCAACGTCTACCGTATAGGCGACGAAATACGGGTCAGGATAGAGCGGATAGATTT
This region includes:
- the fabD gene encoding ACP S-malonyltransferase, whose protein sequence is MTKRAFLFPGQGAQHVGMGKDFFEQFAEARNIYQRANDVLGFDLARMCFEGEETELSKTFIAQPAILVTSIAILEVLKSIKGPEVTACHAACGHSLGEYTALVFAGAICLEDAVGIVHKRGKYMQEATANVPAGMTAVLGLEDEDVEAVCQEASAHGIVCVANYNCPGQVVISGESRALEEAACIAKGKGAKTVSLKVGGAFHSPFMAPAQARLASELEKLNVTVANVPVVANVNAAYVREPREVKSLLVAQIVSPVRWTQSMRNLFSDGVDEFYEVGPGKVLSGLLRRIDQNKRIITIDSVNSLAAVAGG
- a CDS encoding acyl carrier protein, with the protein product MPSVAERVIELVSKQMGVDSQKVTPKTSFVNDLGADSLDTVELIMEFEDAFDMNIPDEEAEKIQTVGDAIDYIEKREK
- the fabF gene encoding beta-ketoacyl-ACP synthase II, with the protein product MPGKRVVITGLGTVTPVGCDTKTFWSNVSQGKSGVKTITGFDTTDFEVHFAGEIQDFDPNIWLDRKQARRLDPFVRYAFAAARMAVDDSDLDFAKEDPNRIGVIIGSGMGGLQEIEGQHTVLLKRGPSRISPFMITKLMINAAPGYVAIHYGLRGPNLGVVSACATGAHAIGEAFRLLQRGEVDVVISGGSEAVITPLGVAAFSTMKALSTRNSDPQAASRPFDRDRDGFVLAEGSGVLILEELEHARKRGAHIYAEVLGYGLSADGTHMAAPDPNGRGAIYAMETALKDAQLTPEDVMYINAHATSTPLGDEIEATSTVKVFNNFAKKVPVSSTKSMMGHLLGAAGSVELIICTLAIKEGVIPPTINCEHPDPECSELDLVTKTAREATVDVAMSNSFGFGGHNVTLIVGRYDK
- the nadB gene encoding L-aspartate oxidase, which encodes MTNIVVIIRICLKMENPELFRRYLTGFEPAQVTYSTTDVLVIGSGAAGLIAAMEASRAGRVLIVSKDKLGENNTMRAQGGVAAVLGREDSFESHINDTLEAGQGLCEPAVVEEVIKEGPRSIEALAGLGTCFDREDGQLALTIEGGHSHPRVLHGKGDSTGMVLEEALINSIQKCDNINVLEHYFVIDMLTVDGRCCGAIVWHRRKGKSVVWAKETILATGGCGQLYRETTNSEIATGDGMAMAYRAGATLQDLEFVQFHPTTLYIAGAARSLATEALRGEGAILINKDGERFMPKYHPMAELAPRDVVSRSILHEMRSTEHTHVYLDVRHIPKDRLKARFPGIWSTCSSFHMDISKEAIPVRPTAHYMIGGVKTDMKGRTDVEHLYACGETVSTGLHGANRLGSNSLLECVVHGSRTGCEIADSLRRTSGDTRTHPINIEVKARRQRGLNLGDIRYALKSLMWRDVGLERDERHLKDAIEELSHWSEYIMDKDFHSPYGWELQNMLLLSRLIACSARERKETRGVHYRRDFPDRNDREWKRHISVRRGDS
- a CDS encoding FAD-dependent oxidoreductase, with protein sequence MSSTNVKGEAPCIAACPINQDARDYVQLIARGRFEDAFQLVRSKNTFPASCGRICTRRCEDACRRSAVDEPIAIAWLKRFLSDKHFSPQFKEPATQYKERIAIIGAGPAGLTAANDLALMGYQVKLYEAGSIPGGMPANALPFYRLDRKAVEKDVESILSLGIGLELNQVCGKDFSIDQLKEEFDAVLIAVGFQKGRAVPIPGVELSGVLLGLDFLVDIAAGREVTLSQKVVVVGGGCVATDVARAALRLNSTREVQLVCLEAMKGCRPDNPKEEMPAWMSDVMDAKEEGIIMNTSWGPKRVVGQDGRVTGLEVIEVSSVYDSEGRFNPTYIPDTERIIECDNLILAVGQAPDMSFLEGSQGFELNKRKILKVDPISQATSKPGVFACGDIVGLSGTLIEAIAYARRAALAIHCYLRNEELHVPEELEPIEDLSSDRIGLIKKASRKKMPMLPVNDRIRDFNEVERGYSRELAMMEAQRCLNCGAGAEVDPELCAACLTCVRVCPYDVPVLNRVEKNAKIGVDCQSCGICVVECPANAIKLTDPYEDQGVTTLERAIEGFSGPERGPRIIVFLCQFDPQCWDLASRLDQAKTNVKTVPVSCIGKMDPLLIIKAVEMGADGVIAAVCSPGECPYQTGHEWAKRRFDRSAKLLLDIGLEPQRFQWISPSPSEEFFKAADEMSRELKEIGPVFKSG
- a CDS encoding methylenetetrahydrofolate reductase C-terminal domain-containing protein, which gives rise to MIVAKPKSLEYIKERIRGRKKVAVVGCGGCVTVRPVGGEKQVAELAAVLRVWARKEGLNLELKEDTTLRQCEPEFLDEINKEIEGCDAAISLACGVGAQCLAERYPGTEVTPGVDVVFMGATIEPGLYWKRCVGCGDCIIGENGGYCPLSRCAKSLLNGPCGGSQDGNCEVDPEIPCVWQQIYDRSEARGAKEEIDRFVPPKDWSVRPANLTLEHARVKKEERDS
- a CDS encoding methylenetetrahydrofolate reductase, producing the protein MTTGSNLEKLLRAGKFVVTAELGPPRGADRTVIEKKAALLKGHADAFNITDCQTSVVRLSSIASGVILMEAGLEPIIQMTCRDRNRIGIQSDLLGAAALGMKNLLCLTGDHTKFGDHPAAKPVFDLDSVQLIHMVKTMRDEKKLQSGTEIAVEPRFFIGAVENPFAGPVDMRARRLGKKIAAGAEFLQTQLVYNVEKFAEWMKAVRELGLHKKAFILAGVSPLKSLGMARYMKKNVPGMDVPDEIIDRMKEKNTKEEGIQICLDIIEQLKQIEGIAGIHIMAIEWEEVVPEIVKRAGLHPRPTT
- the rnr gene encoding ribonuclease R, whose amino-acid sequence is MTEANSIIKLLRSRRYRPMNAGELAAHFRIPDEEQDAFRRLLRGMELQGDVVQIKQKQYAIPSKLNLMVGTLKCNPRGFGFVVPLKDGGPDVHVGGQEMGEAMHGDTVVVRLPKATATQTFTRGRGRGRGRGRSRGWSGRSASGQIVNVLEHVNETIIGTFGKTKRLGHVVPDNPRLFRDIYVADADSAGAQVGQKVLTQVTQWPSRHLAPEGTIVEVLGQDGDPVVDVLCVVHRFQLPHKFKPEVEAVADDVSQKIPADECRRRLDLRKERIITIDPEDARDFDDAVSIKKDRKGNWHLGVHVADVSFYVRPGSALDTEARKRGTSVYFPGQVVPMLPTPLSEGVCSLREGEDRLTKSVLLEYSPEGRLLSSQIKHTIINVTKRFAYKESVLIIDKDKVVPEGTSKEFGEMHRLMAELAEKLLAKRIERGALELDLPEVSLRLDEEGRVASVEKTERDISHKLIEEFMLAANEAVARFLHEKKLPSFYRVHPEPDKEELWEFAEFVNQLEGLKLNPLKKGDLQKLLNGIQGKPEAYTVNLALLRSLKRAEYSSVWGPHFGLAMEFYTHFTSPIRRYPDLMVHRMLDEYLSAGHSPKEIQGRWEHNLEDWASHCSSTERRAEEAEREITKLKLLRYLEGRREEVMDGVITGVEEFGLFVQLKEFLLDGLIHVRNLADDFYKLDRKRMAMVGRRGNVYRIGDEIRVRIERIDLLKREADFVRVD